From a single Mycolicibacterium moriokaense genomic region:
- the dapC gene encoding succinyldiaminopimelate transaminase encodes MSHRDGIVDLSVGTPVDDVAPVIQEALAAAGSAPGYPATAGTPSLRASAVAALERRYGIIGLAESAVLPVIGTKELIAWLPTLLGLGSDDVVVVPELAYPTYEVGARLAKVPFVRADSLTQLGPQSPALVFLNSPSNPTGKVLGVDHLRKVVGWARERGVLVASDECYLGLGWDAEPVSLLHPSVCDGDHTGLLAIHSLSKTSSLAGYRAGFVVGDQAVVAELLAVRRHAGMMVPTPVQAAMVAALNDDEHERLQRERYERRRATLLPALKASGLTVDDSEAGLYLWATRGESCRETVAWFAQRGILVAPGEFYGPRGAQHVRVALTATDERIAAASQRLTT; translated from the coding sequence ATGTCGCATCGTGACGGCATCGTCGACCTGTCGGTCGGCACCCCCGTCGATGACGTAGCTCCTGTCATCCAAGAGGCGCTGGCCGCGGCCGGTTCGGCGCCGGGCTACCCGGCGACCGCGGGCACTCCCTCGTTGCGGGCTTCCGCCGTGGCGGCGCTGGAGCGTCGATACGGCATCATCGGCCTGGCCGAGAGTGCGGTGCTGCCGGTGATCGGGACCAAGGAACTCATCGCCTGGCTGCCGACGCTGCTCGGTCTCGGTTCCGACGACGTCGTTGTGGTGCCCGAATTAGCCTATCCGACATACGAAGTCGGCGCACGGCTGGCGAAGGTGCCGTTTGTGCGAGCAGATTCGCTGACGCAGTTGGGGCCGCAGTCGCCCGCGTTGGTGTTCCTGAACTCGCCGAGCAATCCGACCGGCAAGGTGTTGGGCGTCGATCATCTGCGCAAGGTGGTCGGTTGGGCGCGCGAGCGCGGCGTCCTCGTCGCCTCCGACGAGTGCTATCTGGGGCTGGGTTGGGATGCCGAGCCGGTCTCGCTGCTGCACCCGTCGGTCTGCGACGGTGACCACACCGGGCTGCTGGCCATCCATTCGCTGTCGAAGACGTCGTCGCTCGCCGGCTACCGCGCCGGCTTCGTCGTCGGAGACCAGGCCGTCGTGGCTGAGCTGCTGGCGGTGCGCAGGCACGCGGGCATGATGGTGCCGACGCCGGTGCAGGCTGCGATGGTCGCCGCGCTCAACGATGACGAGCACGAACGCCTGCAGCGCGAGCGTTACGAGCGGCGCAGGGCCACGCTCCTGCCCGCACTGAAGGCGTCCGGACTGACCGTCGACGATTCGGAAGCGGGACTTTACCTCTGGGCCACCCGCGGCGAGTCCTGCCGCGAGACTGTCGCCTGGTTCGCGCAGCGGGGGATCCTCGTCGCGCCCGGTGAGTTCTACGGACCGCGCGGAGCGCAGCACGTTCGAGTCGCGTTGACCGCGACCGACGAGCGGATAGCCGCTGCTTCGCAACGGCTCACCACCTAG
- the mshB gene encoding N-acetyl-1-D-myo-inositol-2-amino-2-deoxy-alpha-D-glucopyranoside deacetylase, with protein MESPRMLFVHAHPDDETLTTGATIAHYVARGARVRVVTCTLGEEGEVIGDRWAHLAVDAADQLGGFRIGELTAALRALGVDEPTFLGGAGRWRDSGMAGTPRRHHPRFIDADPAESVGALVAIIRELRPHVVVTYDPEGGYGHPDHIHTHEVTMAAVAASAGSEYPGEPWTVPKVYWTVLSKSALAAGLDDLGDVPQEWTRVSIDDVPFVHPDEAIDAVIDVPDRLPAKLAALRAHATQVTVAPDGRSLALSNNIALPVGALEHYILVSGTPGARDHRGWETDLLSGLNLN; from the coding sequence ATGGAAAGTCCGCGGATGCTGTTCGTGCACGCGCATCCCGACGACGAGACCCTGACGACGGGCGCGACCATCGCGCATTACGTCGCTCGGGGCGCGCGGGTGCGGGTGGTCACATGCACGCTTGGCGAAGAGGGCGAGGTGATCGGCGACCGGTGGGCGCACCTGGCCGTCGACGCAGCCGACCAACTCGGTGGCTTTCGCATCGGTGAGCTGACGGCCGCCTTGCGTGCGCTGGGTGTCGACGAGCCGACCTTCCTCGGCGGCGCGGGGCGCTGGCGCGACTCCGGGATGGCGGGTACGCCGCGGCGGCACCATCCGAGGTTCATCGACGCCGACCCCGCCGAATCGGTCGGTGCCCTGGTCGCGATCATCCGCGAGCTGCGGCCGCACGTCGTCGTCACCTATGACCCGGAGGGCGGCTACGGGCATCCCGACCACATACACACCCACGAGGTGACGATGGCGGCCGTCGCGGCGTCGGCGGGTTCCGAGTATCCAGGCGAGCCATGGACCGTGCCGAAGGTGTACTGGACCGTGTTGTCGAAGTCCGCGCTCGCCGCTGGGTTGGATGACCTTGGCGACGTGCCGCAGGAGTGGACGCGGGTCTCCATCGACGACGTGCCGTTCGTCCATCCCGACGAGGCAATCGATGCCGTGATCGACGTCCCCGACCGGCTGCCGGCCAAGCTGGCGGCGCTGCGGGCGCACGCCACCCAGGTCACCGTCGCACCCGACGGTCGTTCGTTGGCGCTGTCGAACAACATCGCGCTGCCGGTCGGTGCGCTCGAGCACTACATCCTGGTGTCGGGCACGCCGGGCGCGCGTGACCACCGCGGATGGGAAACCGACCTGCTGTCCGGCCTGAACCTCAATTAG
- a CDS encoding YceI family protein, whose translation MTVAVATDLSTGTWAIDPVHSTIGFSVRHLMVSKVRGTFDTFSGAIVVAEDGTPSVTAEIAVDSINTRNEQRDAHVRSADFFDAEQYPTATFVSTGVRSNGGTYLVDGDFTLKGVTKPVTLELEFNGVNPGMGHGEVAGFEASVVLNRKDFGIDIDLPLETGGTVVGDKVTVTLEIEALKQA comes from the coding sequence ATGACCGTCGCCGTAGCCACCGACTTGAGCACCGGCACCTGGGCAATCGACCCCGTGCACTCGACCATCGGCTTCTCCGTGCGCCACCTGATGGTGAGCAAGGTGCGGGGCACCTTCGACACGTTCAGCGGTGCGATCGTCGTCGCCGAGGACGGCACCCCGTCGGTGACCGCCGAAATCGCCGTCGACTCGATCAACACCCGCAACGAGCAACGCGACGCTCACGTGCGGTCCGCGGATTTCTTCGACGCCGAGCAGTATCCGACCGCCACCTTCGTGTCGACCGGCGTTCGGTCGAACGGCGGTACGTACCTCGTCGACGGCGACTTCACCCTCAAGGGTGTGACCAAGCCGGTCACCCTTGAGCTCGAGTTCAACGGCGTCAACCCCGGGATGGGACACGGCGAGGTCGCGGGCTTCGAGGCCTCGGTGGTGTTGAACCGCAAGGACTTCGGGATCGACATCGACCTGCCGCTGGAAACCGGTGGCACAGTCGTCGGCGACAAGGTCACCGTCACGCTGGAGATCGAGGCACTCAAGCAGGCATAG
- a CDS encoding chloride channel protein, with product MSRRTLEFSCAIVIVGLLAGVAGAATTLLLHAVEHLTYHYGFGTLLSGVGGSSPVRRALGPMIGGALAGFGWWILRRRTTVPKLAETIAAHEPIPRVPLSIDAGLQVLLVGSGASLGREGAPRQLAAALGDFGTMRLALTARDREILLACAAGAGLGAVYSVPLGGALFAARILLGTWHPRALGTALITSSLAVAVAAPVTHLEHPLTWPDARTSYLFAFLALAVAPLAAAIGLAFNRVMSTASPKVQFHSWMLIPAIAAAGLLTGVCSIWYPELPGNGRSILTVALNSDMTLTAACVILLLKPLLTAVFLRAGAVGGLLTPALATGAAAGSVVALALNELAGSHIHVSALALTCAAGVLTITQRSPLFAALFVWELAHPPLWLLLVFAVGAFAAHGLRVLRERHQAAGVR from the coding sequence GTGTCGCGCCGCACGCTCGAATTCTCCTGCGCGATCGTCATCGTGGGCCTGCTCGCCGGGGTTGCTGGTGCGGCCACCACGCTGCTGCTGCACGCCGTCGAACACCTGACGTACCACTACGGTTTCGGCACGCTGCTCTCCGGCGTCGGCGGCAGCAGTCCGGTGCGGCGGGCGTTGGGTCCGATGATCGGCGGTGCGCTGGCCGGCTTCGGGTGGTGGATATTGCGACGGCGGACGACGGTTCCGAAGCTGGCCGAGACGATCGCGGCTCATGAGCCGATCCCCCGGGTGCCGCTGTCCATCGACGCGGGCCTTCAGGTCCTCCTCGTCGGCTCGGGGGCGTCGCTGGGCCGCGAAGGCGCGCCGCGCCAACTCGCCGCCGCGCTGGGTGATTTCGGCACCATGCGGCTCGCGCTCACGGCGCGCGACCGTGAGATTCTGCTCGCCTGCGCGGCGGGTGCGGGCCTAGGAGCGGTCTACAGCGTGCCGTTGGGCGGAGCGCTGTTCGCCGCCCGGATTCTGCTCGGCACCTGGCATCCACGGGCGCTCGGCACCGCGCTGATCACGTCGAGCCTTGCCGTCGCGGTCGCGGCCCCGGTCACCCATCTCGAGCACCCGCTGACGTGGCCGGACGCGCGGACGTCGTATCTGTTCGCATTCCTGGCGCTGGCCGTCGCACCCCTGGCCGCCGCCATCGGTCTGGCGTTCAACCGGGTGATGTCGACCGCCAGTCCGAAGGTGCAGTTCCACTCGTGGATGCTGATTCCCGCGATTGCGGCCGCCGGACTGCTGACCGGTGTCTGCTCGATCTGGTACCCGGAACTGCCTGGCAACGGGCGAAGCATTCTGACAGTGGCACTGAACAGTGACATGACGCTCACCGCCGCCTGCGTGATCTTGTTGTTGAAACCACTACTGACAGCGGTGTTTCTGCGGGCAGGCGCCGTGGGCGGCCTGCTCACCCCCGCGTTGGCTACCGGCGCGGCCGCCGGATCGGTTGTCGCACTTGCCCTCAACGAGTTGGCCGGCTCACACATCCACGTATCGGCGCTGGCGCTGACGTGTGCGGCCGGGGTGCTAACGATCACCCAGCGGTCACCGCTGTTCGCCGCCTTGTTCGTGTGGGAACTGGCGCACCCGCCGCTTTGGTTGCTGCTCGTGTTCGCCGTCGGCGCGTTCGCCGCACACGGCCTGCGCGTGTTGCGCGAACGCCATCAAGCCGCCGGCGTCAGATAG
- a CDS encoding response regulator, with amino-acid sequence MRATKVLLVDDHPVVREGLRGMIDAEADLTVVGEAGSGAEAITLAESLRPDVILMDLRMPDVDGVAATERILALLPGTRIIVVTTYESDSDILRAVEAGAAGYLLKDASRAELAEAVRDAARGKTVLAPAVADRLIHFVRQPVSAALSTREIEVLGLVAVGKTNAEIGRELHISEATVKTHLLRTFNKLGVSDRTAAVTTAMSLGLLREQT; translated from the coding sequence ATGAGGGCGACGAAGGTGCTGCTGGTCGACGACCACCCGGTGGTTCGTGAGGGCCTGCGCGGCATGATCGACGCCGAAGCCGACCTCACCGTCGTCGGCGAGGCGGGGTCGGGCGCCGAGGCGATCACCCTGGCCGAATCCCTGCGGCCCGACGTCATTCTCATGGATCTGCGGATGCCGGACGTGGACGGCGTGGCGGCGACCGAGCGCATCCTCGCGCTGCTGCCGGGGACACGCATCATCGTCGTCACGACCTACGAGTCCGACTCCGACATCCTGCGTGCCGTCGAGGCGGGCGCGGCGGGATATCTTCTGAAGGATGCCTCGCGCGCCGAACTCGCCGAGGCTGTACGAGATGCCGCCCGAGGCAAGACGGTGTTGGCGCCCGCAGTGGCCGACCGACTGATCCACTTTGTGCGTCAACCTGTTTCGGCGGCGCTGTCGACGCGTGAGATCGAGGTGCTGGGCCTGGTGGCCGTCGGCAAGACCAACGCCGAGATCGGACGCGAGCTGCACATCAGCGAGGCGACCGTGAAGACCCATCTGCTGCGGACGTTCAACAAGCTCGGTGTGTCCGACCGCACGGCGGCCGTAACGACCGCGATGTCTCTCGGCCTCCTGCGCGAGCAGACGTGA
- a CDS encoding DUF2231 domain-containing protein, whose translation MDTISGIPAHALLVHGVVVLAPLTALLEILCAFWPAARRRLVWLVLALAVVTTILTPLTTSAGEWLLQHGGPPRPILQEHADRGEWMIYFSVAMLIVAVALAALHWAESRSDKPRKAAAAVLAVVTLVVGVSSIVTVVRIGDAGAQAVWGDRG comes from the coding sequence ATGGACACCATTTCGGGAATTCCCGCGCATGCCTTGTTGGTCCACGGTGTCGTGGTACTCGCCCCTCTGACGGCTCTGCTCGAGATCCTGTGCGCGTTCTGGCCCGCAGCGCGTCGTCGACTGGTGTGGCTCGTGTTGGCTCTCGCGGTGGTGACGACGATTCTCACGCCGTTGACGACGTCGGCGGGTGAGTGGCTGCTGCAGCACGGCGGACCGCCGCGCCCGATTCTGCAGGAGCATGCCGACCGCGGCGAGTGGATGATCTACTTCTCGGTCGCCATGCTGATCGTCGCGGTGGCACTGGCGGCGCTGCACTGGGCGGAGAGCCGGTCGGACAAACCCCGGAAGGCCGCGGCGGCCGTGCTCGCCGTCGTCACGCTCGTCGTGGGGGTGTCGTCGATCGTCACAGTGGTCCGGATCGGCGACGCCGGCGCGCAGGCCGTGTGGGGTGACAGGGGCTGA
- a CDS encoding LmeA family phospholipid-binding protein, translating to MTYPTYARSTLTPARPESFHSAPTQGWPIPAVPAYQPPVPPPAQPQTKRARFRGPIAIVLILVIVLALAAAGLLATELYARTVAVDKVKSAAACLIEGSENAVDVTFETSPPVLMQYINDKYTGFTIKTNGSDIRGVDGITADIAVDDLDLNGDATKRGTIGAIDATIAWTNEGLRESANTALKEAIDEYLAESFLSFLSDWISTDEVVTSVTTDPSTGIVTLNGMFDSSIAIKPVTTDGGIRMVIQPDSFWLGGNLDLPQDDLQKKLDEMTGELTDNKYGLGVDSLDVTDSGVVAKLSATNVEIPAGDGTSSCLDL from the coding sequence ATGACCTATCCCACGTACGCACGAAGCACGCTCACCCCCGCCCGCCCGGAGAGTTTTCACTCCGCGCCCACCCAGGGCTGGCCGATTCCGGCGGTCCCGGCGTATCAGCCGCCGGTCCCGCCGCCGGCGCAACCGCAAACCAAGCGCGCGCGGTTTCGTGGTCCGATCGCGATCGTCCTGATCCTCGTGATCGTTCTCGCCCTCGCTGCCGCGGGATTGCTCGCGACCGAGCTCTACGCACGCACCGTCGCCGTCGACAAGGTGAAATCGGCTGCCGCATGCCTCATCGAGGGTTCCGAGAACGCGGTCGACGTGACGTTCGAGACGTCGCCGCCGGTGCTCATGCAGTACATCAACGACAAGTACACCGGGTTCACGATCAAGACCAATGGCTCCGACATCCGCGGCGTCGACGGGATCACCGCGGACATCGCGGTCGACGATCTCGATCTCAACGGCGACGCGACCAAGCGGGGCACCATCGGCGCGATCGACGCGACCATCGCCTGGACCAACGAAGGCCTGCGGGAATCTGCCAACACCGCACTCAAGGAAGCCATCGACGAGTACCTGGCCGAGAGCTTCCTGAGCTTCCTCTCGGACTGGATCTCGACCGACGAGGTCGTGACGAGTGTGACGACCGATCCGTCGACCGGGATCGTCACGTTGAACGGCATGTTCGACAGCAGCATCGCCATCAAGCCGGTGACGACCGACGGCGGCATCCGGATGGTCATCCAGCCCGACAGCTTCTGGCTGGGCGGAAATCTGGATCTCCCTCAGGACGATCTACAGAAGAAGCTCGACGAGATGACGGGCGAGCTGACCGACAACAAGTACGGCCTCGGCGTCGACTCGCTCGACGTCACGGACAGCGGCGTGGTGGCGAAGCTGTCGGCGACCAACGTCGAGATCCCGGCCGGCGACGGCACGAGCAGCTGCCTCGACCTCTGA
- a CDS encoding bifunctional FO biosynthesis protein CofGH, whose protein sequence is MALNPQPGADLPNPVVPPKSGAPSPASLRRVLRRARDGVALNVEEAAIAMTARGDDLTDLCASAARVRDAGLEAAGRRGPTGRLPVSYSRKVFIPVTHLCRDTCHYCTFVTVPGKLRAQGVGMYMEPDEILDVARRGAELGCKEALFTLGDRPEARWDEARQWLDERGYDSTLDYVRAMAIRVLEETGLLPHLNPGVMSWSELSRLKPVAPSMGMMLETTSRRLFETKGLAHYGSPDKDPAVRLRTLADAGRLSIPFTTGLLVGIGETLAERADTIHAIRRSHKEFGHVQEVIVQNFRAKDHTAMASTPDAGFEDFVATLAVTRLVMGPKVRIQAPPNLVSREECLALIGAGVDDWGGVSPLTPDHVNPERPWPALDELSAVTAEAGYDLVQRLTAQPQYVQAGAAWIDPRLRGHVDALADPQTGLALDVNPVGRPWQEPDEAWESLGRTDLHSAIDDSGRLTETRSDLGSAFGDWESIREKVHELAAQAPERIDTDVLAALRAAERDPAGLSDDEYLALATADGPALDAVAALADSLRKDAVGDDVTFVVNRNINFTNICYTGCRFCAFAQRKGDADAYSLSVDEVADRAWEAHVAGATEVCMQGGIDPELPVTGYADLVRAVKKRVPSMHVHAFSPMEIANGVTKSGLSIREWLTSLREAGLDTIPGTAAEILDDEVRWVLTKGKLPTSMWIEVVTTAHEVGLRSSSTMMYGHVDSPRHWVGHLRVLREIQDRTGGFTEFVPLPFVHQSSPLYLAGGARPGPTHRDNRAVHALARIMLHGRISNIQTSWVKLGVERTQVMLNGGANDLGGTLMEETISRMAGSEFGSAKSVEELAAIAEGIGRPARQRSTTYAPLAA, encoded by the coding sequence GTGGCTCTGAACCCCCAGCCCGGTGCCGATCTGCCCAACCCGGTGGTCCCACCGAAGTCCGGTGCGCCCAGCCCCGCCAGTCTGCGGCGGGTACTGCGACGAGCACGAGACGGTGTCGCACTCAACGTCGAGGAAGCCGCGATCGCGATGACCGCCCGCGGCGACGACCTGACCGACTTGTGTGCCAGTGCGGCCAGGGTGCGCGATGCGGGCCTAGAGGCTGCCGGCCGACGTGGACCCACCGGGCGACTGCCGGTGAGCTATTCGCGCAAGGTATTCATTCCGGTCACGCACCTCTGCCGCGATACCTGTCACTACTGCACGTTCGTCACGGTGCCTGGCAAGCTGCGCGCGCAGGGCGTCGGCATGTACATGGAGCCTGACGAGATCCTGGATGTGGCCCGTCGCGGCGCCGAATTGGGTTGCAAGGAGGCGCTGTTCACGTTGGGCGACCGTCCCGAGGCGAGGTGGGACGAGGCCAGGCAGTGGCTCGATGAGCGCGGCTACGACTCCACGCTGGACTACGTGCGCGCGATGGCGATCCGGGTGCTCGAGGAGACTGGACTGCTGCCGCACCTGAACCCCGGCGTGATGAGTTGGTCGGAGCTCTCCCGCCTCAAGCCGGTCGCACCGTCGATGGGCATGATGCTGGAGACCACGTCGCGCCGACTGTTCGAGACCAAAGGCCTGGCCCACTACGGCAGCCCGGACAAAGATCCGGCCGTCCGGCTGCGCACTCTGGCCGATGCGGGCCGCCTGTCGATTCCGTTCACCACCGGACTCCTCGTCGGCATCGGGGAGACGCTGGCCGAGCGCGCCGACACCATCCATGCGATCCGGCGCTCGCACAAGGAGTTCGGACACGTCCAGGAAGTGATCGTGCAGAACTTCCGGGCCAAGGACCACACCGCGATGGCGTCCACGCCCGACGCGGGGTTCGAGGACTTCGTGGCGACGCTGGCGGTCACCCGCCTGGTGATGGGACCCAAGGTGCGGATCCAGGCGCCGCCGAACCTGGTCTCTCGGGAAGAGTGCCTTGCGCTGATCGGTGCCGGGGTCGACGACTGGGGCGGGGTGTCGCCGCTGACCCCGGATCACGTCAACCCTGAACGGCCTTGGCCTGCCCTCGACGAATTGTCTGCGGTGACGGCCGAGGCCGGCTACGACCTGGTGCAGCGGCTAACCGCACAGCCGCAGTACGTGCAGGCCGGTGCGGCATGGATCGACCCGCGGCTGCGCGGGCACGTCGACGCGTTGGCCGACCCGCAGACCGGTCTGGCGCTCGACGTCAACCCCGTCGGACGACCCTGGCAGGAACCCGACGAGGCGTGGGAGTCCCTGGGCCGGACTGACCTTCACTCGGCGATCGACGACTCAGGTCGGCTCACCGAGACCCGCAGCGACCTGGGAAGCGCGTTCGGCGACTGGGAATCGATCCGCGAGAAGGTGCACGAGCTCGCTGCCCAGGCGCCCGAACGCATCGACACCGACGTGCTGGCGGCCCTGCGCGCGGCCGAGCGCGATCCGGCGGGTCTGTCCGACGACGAGTATCTGGCACTGGCGACCGCGGATGGCCCGGCGTTGGATGCCGTTGCCGCGCTGGCGGATTCGCTGCGCAAAGACGCTGTCGGCGACGACGTCACGTTCGTCGTCAACCGCAACATCAACTTCACCAACATCTGCTACACCGGTTGCCGGTTCTGCGCGTTCGCCCAGCGTAAGGGTGATGCGGACGCCTACTCGTTGTCCGTCGACGAGGTCGCCGACCGGGCGTGGGAGGCGCACGTCGCCGGCGCCACCGAGGTGTGCATGCAGGGCGGCATCGATCCCGAGCTTCCGGTGACCGGCTACGCCGATCTGGTGCGGGCGGTCAAGAAGCGGGTGCCGTCGATGCACGTGCACGCGTTCTCGCCGATGGAGATCGCCAACGGCGTTACCAAGAGCGGGCTTTCGATCCGCGAGTGGTTGACATCGTTGCGGGAGGCGGGCCTGGACACCATCCCCGGTACCGCCGCCGAGATCCTCGACGACGAGGTCCGCTGGGTGCTGACCAAGGGCAAGCTGCCGACGTCGATGTGGATCGAGGTCGTCACCACCGCGCACGAGGTCGGGCTGCGGTCGAGTTCGACGATGATGTACGGCCACGTCGATTCGCCGCGGCACTGGGTCGGCCACCTTCGCGTACTGCGCGAAATCCAGGACCGCACTGGAGGTTTCACCGAGTTCGTGCCGCTGCCATTCGTACATCAGAGCTCGCCGCTGTACCTCGCGGGTGGGGCGCGGCCTGGGCCGACGCACCGCGACAATCGCGCGGTGCACGCGCTGGCGCGGATCATGCTCCACGGCAGGATCTCCAACATCCAGACCAGCTGGGTCAAGCTCGGCGTGGAGCGCACGCAGGTGATGCTCAACGGCGGCGCCAACGATCTCGGCGGCACGTTGATGGAGGAGACCATCTCGCGAATGGCGGGTTCGGAGTTCGGCTCGGCCAAGAGTGTCGAGGAACTCGCGGCGATCGCGGAGGGAATCGGCCGTCCGGCGCGGCAGCGGTCCACGACTTACGCACCGTTGGCTGCCTAG
- a CDS encoding ABC transporter family substrate-binding protein, giving the protein MNTVPRPVHVIAALSALVTLVSGCTVSPPPAPQSTDTAETTAPPPPKATQIIMAIDWIGPGFNPHLLADQSPVNAAVSSLVLPSSFRPVPDQNTPTGSRWELDTTLLESAEVTSQDPFTVTYKIRPEASWTDNAPIGADDFWYLWQQMVTQPGVVDPAGYDLITGVQSVEGGKVAVVTFSQPYPAWRELFNNILPAHIVKDIPGGFAAGLARTLPVTGGQFRVENIDPQRDEILLARNDRFWAAPAKPDLVLLRRGGDAAALADSIRNGDTQVAQVHGGAATFAQLSAIPDVRTARIVTPRVMQISLRAQQPALADSQVRKAIFGLLDVDLLAAVGAGDDNTVTLAQAQVRSPSDPGYVPTAPPAISRDHALDLLIDAGYEVESETTSTPPTPGTPAPENGRGRIMKDGVPLSLVLGVAANDPTSVAVANTAADQLRNVGIEASVSALDPVTLYGEALTNNRVDAVVGWRQAGGDLATALASRYGCRALEATAVATAAPGTPAPQTTSETSGTTTTPSTTATTTTTSATPTATTTTSATTPASPAPESGELLQAPSNITGICDRSIQPKIDAALDGSEPIDEVITAVEPRLWNLSTVLPILQDTTIVAAGPSVQNVKLSGAVPVGIVGDAGTWVKTRQ; this is encoded by the coding sequence CGACTGGATCGGCCCCGGCTTCAACCCGCACCTGTTGGCCGACCAGTCACCCGTCAACGCTGCGGTCAGTTCGCTGGTGCTGCCCAGCTCCTTCCGGCCGGTGCCCGACCAGAACACCCCCACCGGATCGCGGTGGGAGCTCGACACCACGCTGCTGGAGTCGGCCGAAGTGACCAGCCAGGACCCGTTCACGGTCACCTACAAGATCCGGCCCGAGGCGTCGTGGACGGATAACGCCCCGATCGGCGCCGACGACTTCTGGTACCTCTGGCAGCAGATGGTGACCCAACCCGGCGTCGTCGACCCCGCCGGGTACGACCTCATCACCGGCGTGCAGTCGGTGGAGGGCGGCAAGGTCGCGGTGGTGACCTTCTCACAGCCGTATCCGGCCTGGCGCGAGCTGTTCAACAACATCCTGCCCGCGCACATCGTCAAGGACATCCCCGGCGGTTTTGCCGCGGGCCTCGCGCGCACCTTGCCCGTCACCGGCGGCCAGTTCCGCGTCGAGAACATCGACCCCCAGCGCGACGAGATCCTGTTGGCCCGCAACGACCGGTTCTGGGCCGCGCCTGCCAAACCCGACCTGGTGCTGTTGCGCCGCGGCGGTGACGCGGCCGCGCTGGCCGACTCGATCCGCAACGGCGACACTCAGGTGGCCCAGGTGCACGGCGGCGCGGCCACCTTCGCGCAGCTGTCGGCGATTCCCGATGTGCGGACGGCGCGCATCGTCACGCCGCGCGTCATGCAGATTTCGTTGCGCGCTCAGCAGCCCGCCCTCGCGGATTCCCAAGTGCGCAAAGCGATTTTCGGTCTGCTCGACGTCGATCTGCTGGCCGCGGTGGGTGCGGGCGACGACAACACGGTGACGTTGGCACAGGCGCAGGTTCGCTCGCCGTCGGATCCGGGCTACGTGCCGACCGCGCCACCCGCGATCTCGCGGGACCACGCGCTTGACTTGCTCATCGATGCCGGCTACGAGGTGGAGTCGGAGACGACGTCAACGCCACCGACCCCCGGCACTCCCGCCCCGGAAAACGGCCGCGGACGCATCATGAAGGACGGCGTACCGCTGTCGCTGGTGCTCGGCGTCGCCGCGAACGACCCGACATCCGTCGCCGTCGCGAACACGGCAGCCGACCAACTGCGCAACGTCGGTATCGAGGCCTCGGTGTCGGCGCTCGATCCGGTGACCCTGTACGGCGAGGCGTTGACGAACAATCGCGTCGACGCCGTGGTCGGCTGGCGTCAGGCCGGGGGAGACCTGGCGACCGCGCTGGCCTCGCGGTACGGCTGCCGGGCGTTGGAGGCCACCGCGGTGGCGACGGCCGCGCCGGGAACGCCAGCGCCGCAAACGACTTCGGAAACTTCGGGGACGACGACCACTCCGTCGACGACCGCGACCACCACAACGACATCTGCGACTCCAACCGCCACCACAACCACATCGGCGACCACTCCGGCCAGCCCCGCGCCCGAAAGCGGCGAATTGCTCCAGGCGCCAAGCAATATCACCGGTATCTGCGATCGCAGCATTCAGCCGAAGATCGACGCGGCCCTCGACGGCAGCGAACCCATCGATGAGGTGATCACCGCCGTCGAACCGCGGCTGTGGAACCTCTCGACGGTGCTGCCGATCCTGCAGGACACCACGATCGTCGCGGCGGGCCCGAGCGTGCAGAACGTCAAGCTGTCCGGAGCCGTGCCGGTCGGAATCGTCGGCGATGCCGGCACCTGGGTGAAAACCCGTCAGTGA
- the fdxA gene encoding ferredoxin, with translation MTYVIAEPCVDIKDKACIEECPVDCIYEGARMLYIHPDECVDCGACEPVCPVEAIYYEDDVPDQWSSYTQINADFFAELGSPGGASKVGQTDNDPQAVKDLPPQGED, from the coding sequence GTGACGTACGTCATTGCCGAACCCTGTGTCGACATCAAAGACAAGGCGTGTATCGAGGAATGCCCAGTCGACTGCATCTATGAGGGCGCCCGCATGCTCTACATCCACCCCGACGAGTGCGTGGACTGCGGGGCCTGCGAACCCGTGTGCCCGGTCGAGGCCATCTACTACGAGGACGATGTGCCGGACCAGTGGTCCAGCTACACGCAGATCAACGCCGACTTCTTCGCTGAGCTCGGTTCTCCCGGCGGGGCGTCGAAGGTCGGCCAGACCGACAACGATCCGCAGGCGGTCAAGGACCTGCCCCCGCAAGGCGAGGACTGA